From the Equus quagga isolate Etosha38 chromosome 16, UCLA_HA_Equagga_1.0, whole genome shotgun sequence genome, one window contains:
- the ZHX1 gene encoding zinc fingers and homeoboxes protein 1 has translation MASRRKSTTPCMVLASEQDPDLELVSDLDEGPPVLTPVENTRAESISSDEEVHESVDSDNQQNKKVEGGYECKYCTFQTPDLNMFTFHVDSEHPNVVLNSSYVCVECNFLTKRYDALSEHNLKYHPGEENFKLTMVKRNNQTIFEQTINDLTFDGSFVKEENSEQGESTEVSSSGISISKTPIMKMMKNKVENKRITVHHNSVEDVPEEKENEIKPDCEETVENPSSSASESTTSTSVVNRIHPNTASTVVTPAAVLPGLAQVITAVSAQQNSNLIPKVLIPVNSIPTYNAALDNNPLLLNTYNKFPYPTMSEITVLSAQAKYTEEQIKIWFSAQRLKHGVSWTPEEVEEARRKQFNGTVHTVPQTITVIPTHISTGSNGLPSILQTCQIVGQPGLVLTQVAGANTLPVTAPIALTVAGVPNQTNVQKSQVPAAQPVAETKPATAALPASQLVKHETTLANPDSFGIRAKKTKEQLAELKVSYLKNQFPHDSEIIRLMKITGLTKGEIKKWFSDTRYNQRNSKSNQCLHLNNDSSATIIIDSSDETTESPTVVTSQHKQSWNPFPDFTPQKFKEKTAEQLRALQASFLNSSVLTDEELNRLRAQTKLTRREIDAWFTEKKKSKALKEEKMEIDESNAGSSKEEAGETSPGDESGAPKSGSTGKICKKTPEQLHMLKSAFVRTQWPSPEEYDKLAEESGLARTDIVSWFGDTRYAWKNGNLKWYYYYQSANSSSLNGLSSLRRRGRGRPKGRGRGRPRGRPRGGKRVNSWDRGPSLIKFKTGTAILKDYYLKHKFLNEQDLDELVNRSHMGYEQVREWFAERQRRSELGIELFEENEEEDEAIDDQEEDEEETDDSDTWEPPRHVKRKLSKSDD, from the coding sequence ATGGCAAGCAGGCGAAAATCAACAACACCCTGCATGGTCCTTGCCAGTGAACAAGATCCAGACCTCGAGTTGGTATCAGATTTGGATGAAGGTCCTCCTGTACTTACACCTGTAGAAAATACCAGAGCAGAGAGTATCTCAAGTGATGAAGAAGTTCATGAATCTGTGGATTCTGacaatcagcaaaataaaaaagttgaagGTGGCTATGAATGTAAATATTGTACTTTTCAGACTCCAGATCTAAATATGTTTACTTTTCATGTGGATTCAGAACATCCCAATGTTGTGCTAAATTCATCCTATGTTTGTGTTGAATGCAATTTTCTTACCAAAAGGTATGATGCACTTTCTGAGCATAATCTGAAATACCACCCAGGAGAAGAGAATTTTAAGTTGACTATGGTGAAACGAAATAACCAGACAATCTTTGAACAAACAATAAATGATCTGACTTTTGATGGTAGTTTTGTTAAAGAGGAGAATTCAGAGCAAGGAGAATCTACAGAAGTTTCTTCTTCAGGAATATCTATCAGTAAAACTCCTATcatgaaaatgatgaaaaataaagtggagaaCAAACGGATTACAGTTCATCATAACTCAGTTGAGGATGTCcctgaagagaaggagaatgaaatcAAACCAGACTGTGAAGAAACTGTGGAAAATCCAAGTTCTTCAGCTTCTGAATCTACTACAAGTACTTCCGTTGTAAACAGAATACACCCAAATACTGCCAGCACGGTCGTGACCCCAGCAGCAGTTCTGCCTGGATTAGCACAGGTGATAACTGCCGTATCAGCTCAGCAAAATTCCAATTTGATCCCCAAAGTCTTAATCCCTGTTAATAGCATTCCTACCTACAATGCTGCATTGGATAACAACCCCCTCTTGCTTAACACCTACAACAAATTCCCTTATCCAACAATGTCAGAAATTACAGTTCTTTCTGCTCAAGCAAAATATACAGAGGAACAGATCAAAATATGGTTTTCAGCCCAACGTTTAAAGCATGGTGTTAGCTGGACTCCCGAGGAAGTAGAGGaggcaagaagaaaacaattcaatggaaCAGTACACACTGTACCTCAGACCATAACTGTTATTCCTACACACATTTCCACAGGGAGTAATGGTCTACcatccattttacagacatgCCAAATAGTTGGTCAGCCAGGTCTGGTCCTTACCCAAGTAGCTGGAGCAAACACCTTGCCGGTAACAGCACCGATAGCCTTGACAGTGGCAGGAGTTCCAAATCAAACGAATGTACAGAAAAGTCAGGTACCTGCTGCTCAGCCTGTTGCAGAGACAAAGCCAGCAACAGCAGCACTTCCAGCCTCCCAGCTTGTCAAGCATGAAACCACACTGGCAAACCCTGATTCATTTGGCATTCGGGCAAAAAAGACTAAAGAGCAACTGGCAGAACTAAAAGTGAGCTACCTTAAAAATCAGTTTCCCCACGATTCAGAAATTATCAGACTTATGAAAATCACAGGCCTGACTAAAGGAGAGATTAAAAAATGGTTCAGTGACACAAGGTACAACCAGAGAAATTCAAAGAGTAATCAGTGCTTACATCTCAACAATGATTCCTCTGCCACTATTATTATAGACTCCAGTGATGAAACCACAGAATCCCCGACTGTTGTTACTTCACAGCATAAACAATCCTGGAATCCTTTTCCCGACTTTACTCCCCAAAAGTTTAAAGAGAAGACTGCAGAGCAACTTCGTGCCCTTCAGGCAAGTTTTCTTAACAGCTCCGTACTTACAGACGAAGAATTAAATAGATTAAGAGCGCAAACCAAACTTACCAGAAGGGAAATTGATGCTTGGtttacagagaagaagaaatcaaaagctttaaaggaagagaaaatggaaatagatgAAAGTAATGCAGGTAGTTCCAAAGAAGAAGCTGGAGAAACTTCTCCCGGAGATGAATCTGGTGCACCGAAGTCAGGGAGTACAGGCAAGATATGTAAAAAAACGCCAGAGCAGTTGCACATGCTTAAAAGCGCATTTGTCCGAACACAGTGGCCGTCACCAGAAGAGTATGACAAGTTGGCCGAAGAAAGCGGGCTGGCTAGAACAGACATAGTTAGTTGGTTTGGGGACACCCGTTATGCTTGGAAGAATGGAAACTTAAAATGGTACTACTACTACCAAAGTGCCAATTCAAGTAGTCTGAATGGTCTGTCTTCCCTtaggagaagggggagagggaggcccaaagggaggggaagaggaagaccCCGAGGCCGGCCCAGAGGAGGCAAGAGAGTGAACAGCTGGGACAGGGGGCCGTCGCTCATCAAGTTTAAAACGGGAACTGCAATACTTAAGGACTATTATCTGAAGCACAAATTTCTCAATGAACAAGACCTTGATGAACTTGTCAACAGATCACATATGGGCTACGAGCAGGTCAGAGAGTGGTTTGCAGAAAGACAGAGGAGATCAGAGTTAGGTATAGAATTatttgaggaaaatgaggaggaagaTGAAGCTATTGATGATCAGGAAGAGGACGAGGAAGAAACAGATGACAGTGACACTTGGGAACCCCCACGACATGTGAAGCGGAAGCTTTCTAAATCAGATGACTGA